Proteins from a single region of Chryseobacterium sp. W4I1:
- the thiM gene encoding hydroxyethylthiazole kinase encodes MEKILWEQVQLVRQQSPLVHNITNYVVMNNTANALLAVGASPIMAHAKSEIQEMIGIAHSVVINIGTLDEYWSESMILAAETAHSTGKPWVLDPVGAGATSFRDEVLNQLLQYKPTVIRGNASEIIALAKAHTIVTKGVDSTAQSNEAVDAAQSLVSQNGTIVCISGETDIILDTQQEVFIKNGDPLMTKVTGLGCSATALIGAFIGVAEDKVLAVAAAMALIGIAGELAAEESKGPGSLQIHLIDKLYTITEQEFVNRLKIERK; translated from the coding sequence ATGGAAAAAATTCTTTGGGAACAGGTACAGCTTGTCAGACAACAGTCTCCTCTGGTTCATAATATCACCAATTATGTGGTGATGAACAATACCGCTAATGCCCTTTTGGCTGTAGGAGCCTCTCCTATCATGGCGCACGCAAAATCTGAAATTCAGGAAATGATCGGTATCGCTCATTCGGTGGTCATCAATATCGGAACCCTGGATGAATATTGGTCGGAATCTATGATCCTGGCAGCTGAAACAGCCCATTCAACCGGGAAGCCCTGGGTTCTAGATCCTGTTGGTGCTGGAGCTACTTCTTTTCGGGATGAAGTTTTAAATCAATTACTGCAATACAAACCCACCGTCATCAGAGGGAATGCTTCTGAAATCATTGCATTGGCTAAAGCCCATACAATCGTCACCAAGGGAGTAGACAGTACAGCACAGAGCAACGAAGCAGTTGATGCTGCACAAAGTCTTGTCAGTCAAAACGGTACCATTGTCTGCATTTCCGGTGAAACTGATATTATTCTGGATACCCAACAGGAAGTTTTCATTAAAAACGGAGATCCTCTTATGACTAAAGTAACGGGTCTTGGATGTTCTGCCACCGCTTTAATCGGTGCATTCATAGGAGTTGCAGAAGATAAAGTATTAGCTGTAGCGGCTGCCATGGCATTAATTGGGATCGCTGGAGAACTGGCTGCTGAGGAAAGTAAAGGTCCCGGAAGTCTCCAGATTCATCTGATTGATAAACTATACACTATTACTGAGCAGGAATTTGTCAACCGTTTAAAGATAGAGCGAAAATGA
- the thiE gene encoding thiamine phosphate synthase → MSLNSFPYQLYLVISEADCMGRNFLQVAEQAILGGVDVIQLREKNSSTDSFLTKALQLIEITDKYSIPLIINDNIEVAEKVNAAGIHVGNSDDPPVYLRQRPLLTKKMIGYSIEYLSQLNNEETAVSDYLGISPVFRTDTKTDTITEWGLEGIKTIRQLTEKPLVAIGNIYLGNAKEVMNAGADCLAVVSAICHASDPQKAAYQLKNEILK, encoded by the coding sequence ATGAGCTTAAATTCTTTTCCCTATCAGCTTTATCTGGTGATTTCTGAGGCAGATTGTATGGGAAGAAATTTCCTACAGGTTGCCGAACAGGCAATTCTTGGCGGAGTTGATGTGATCCAGCTGAGAGAAAAAAACAGCAGTACAGATTCGTTTCTGACAAAAGCTTTACAACTTATTGAAATTACGGATAAATATTCTATTCCACTGATCATTAATGATAATATAGAAGTTGCAGAAAAGGTAAATGCAGCAGGCATTCATGTGGGTAACAGTGATGATCCGCCCGTTTATTTAAGACAACGCCCTCTTCTTACCAAAAAAATGATCGGCTATTCTATTGAATATCTTTCTCAGCTAAACAATGAAGAAACCGCCGTTTCAGATTATCTGGGAATCAGCCCTGTGTTTAGAACGGATACGAAAACGGATACGATAACAGAATGGGGACTTGAAGGAATTAAGACGATCAGGCAGCTTACGGAAAAACCTTTAGTAGCCATCGGCAATATTTATTTGGGAAACGCAAAGGAAGTGATGAATGCTGGGGCAGACTGTCTTGCTGTGGTTTCTGCTATTTGTCATGCTTCTGACCCTCAAAAAGCAGCCTATCAATTAAAAAATGAAATTTTAAAATGA